The sequence TGACGTTACGGTCTGCGCTTCGGTAAACATGGCTTATGTGGCCAACGCCGACGAGGACAGCGTGGCGGTGATAGACTGCAATAACAATTTAATATCCAAGAAGATCAAAGTGGGGGACTATCCGTCGGCCATAATATGCGACCCGGCGGCCAAACAGGTCTACGTGGCCAACATGTTCGATAACACGGTGACAGCCATCAACTGTGAGACCAACACCAGCGATAGCAACGTGCTGGTGCAAAGCTTTCCCTATCACATGGCCGTGAACCCGATCACCCGCAAGCTTTACGTGGGCAGTGATTACGGGAGCCATGTCATGATGATCCTGGACTGGCGGGGAACGGTAGCCCGCGACTCCCTGGTCTTCGGTTACAATACCGGAAAGATGGCGATCAATCCGGTCACCAATAAAATATATGTGCCGCTCAATTGCGGAACCAGCGACAGCCTGGCGGTGGTGGACGGCTCCGACTTCGACACTACCATGACCGTGGCCAAGGCCGGCACCCAGTTCACGGCCGTCAACCCCATCACCGGAGACGCCTTTTTCAGCAACAGCAATGCCGACAACGTGACCGTGGTCAAAGCCAACGGCGACACCCTGACAATCGCAGTGGGCGACGATCCCCGGATGATAGCGGTCAATCCCCTGACCAACAAAGTGTTCGTGGCCAACACCGGAAGCAAGTCGGTGTCGGTGATCAATGGCACCACCTATGCTGTGGAATTGACCGTTCCGGTGGACACCCTGCCGACCATTGTGGCGGTCAATCCGTTGACCAACTTCATCTACGTCAACAGTTTCTTTGCCTCCGCCAACCGGATCAAGGTGATAGACGGCAAGGATTGGGATAC comes from Candidatus Edwardsbacteria bacterium and encodes:
- a CDS encoding YncE family protein; this encodes MKSWSKLFLLALAVVLSTVPVLADVPPIPMGDWQTATIGLGNNIQSVAVDPVKNRIFTANNLSGTVTVVNGKTNEVQTWTAGSEPRCLAVNPITGKLYVSINGSATNDTVVVFDTLGVIVNRLAVKSNPYSMVIDAGNNLLYVANYGSDTVSIFEGDVLLREVAVKDRPRVMVFNPVMDFVYVAYENSDSVTVLTLAGTSNANIRSGLRAYDVTVCASVNMAYVANADEDSVAVIDCNNNLISKKIKVGDYPSAIICDPAAKQVYVANMFDNTVTAINCETNTSDSNVLVQSFPYHMAVNPITRKLYVGSDYGSHVMMILDWRGTVARDSLVFGYNTGKMAINPVTNKIYVPLNCGTSDSLAVVDGSDFDTTMTVAKAGTQFTAVNPITGDAFFSNSNADNVTVVKANGDTLTIAVGDDPRMIAVNPLTNKVFVANTGSKSVSVINGTTYAVELTVPVDTLPTIVAVNPLTNFIYVNSFFASANRIKVIDGKDWDTTSVPVGTKPFSIAVNPVTNRIYVGNDVSNTVTVIDGAHHTVLTSIP